In Magnetospirillum sp. XM-1, a single window of DNA contains:
- a CDS encoding HD domain-containing phosphohydrolase: MTKARSKLTSDGQFPRHWQLEIAASLALIGQLSLPVELVQKRHAGRSMSVDEQSTLASAPEIASNLITNIPRLGKVAESIYLQDRGFDGSGFPDGGPVGADIPRDARILKVLKDLSEAVDEIGAPNEKSFALLEGKKAQYDPDIFDKIRKCLEVPLAEGQNSSDDDRNPTADGIDRPVDEGSGSSLPIKNKAARNISGISSFPTTETGRKASLSRKRRRHRIIAVTIASIFLTAIGSIAILYDKRSSPPLNEVSASELILQMQMAAKGDVAAASNVYGGKLLVKDGHIQVDSIPRSACIQVSWKLIKTGMLSINGLVAQRVTGTSISKQCDSQNANILAWTPYQANEKAEEE, from the coding sequence ATGACAAAGGCAAGGTCGAAGCTGACCTCTGATGGCCAGTTCCCCCGTCACTGGCAGTTGGAAATTGCAGCGTCCCTTGCATTGATCGGCCAGCTATCGCTCCCAGTCGAATTGGTTCAAAAGCGGCACGCTGGCCGATCCATGAGCGTTGATGAACAATCAACGTTGGCCAGTGCCCCGGAAATAGCCAGCAACCTCATCACCAATATTCCGCGCTTGGGGAAGGTAGCCGAATCCATTTACCTCCAGGATCGTGGATTTGACGGTAGCGGCTTCCCTGACGGCGGCCCTGTTGGAGCGGATATTCCTCGGGATGCACGGATCCTCAAGGTGCTTAAAGACCTCAGCGAGGCCGTCGATGAGATTGGCGCGCCCAACGAAAAATCTTTTGCCCTTCTAGAGGGCAAGAAGGCGCAATACGACCCCGATATCTTTGATAAAATCCGTAAATGTCTTGAAGTGCCTCTGGCGGAGGGCCAAAACTCTTCCGATGACGATCGCAATCCGACTGCCGATGGCATAGACAGACCGGTAGATGAAGGCTCCGGATCTTCCTTACCAATCAAAAATAAAGCTGCCCGCAATATATCCGGAATCAGCTCTTTTCCCACGACAGAGACCGGCCGCAAAGCCTCATTATCTAGAAAGCGTCGGCGCCACCGCATAATCGCCGTCACTATTGCTTCTATTTTTCTTACCGCCATAGGAAGCATAGCAATCTTGTACGACAAGAGATCATCACCGCCGCTCAACGAGGTCAGTGCATCCGAATTAATCTTGCAAATGCAAATGGCTGCGAAAGGTGATGTTGCTGCTGCGAGCAATGTTTACGGTGGAAAGTTGTTGGTCAAGGACGGCCATATCCAAGTAGATAGTATTCCGCGATCAGCCTGTATTCAGGTCAGTTGGAAGCTTATTAAGACCGGAATGCTTAGCATCAACGGGCTGGTTGCCCAGCGAGTTACAGGCACTTCCATATCAAAGCAGTGCGACTCCCAGAACGCGAACATTTTAGCGTGGACTCCCTACCAGGCCAACGAGAAAGCCGAGGAGGAATGA
- a CDS encoding ATP-binding protein, which translates to MTRLSVPLDWAGRSLGMLTVDLEENSLVAPAFAVLQQLELMVALILLLGTLAVVWLQNNSVVRPMKKLAKASHLLSEGSYDVALPMSSGDEVGKLVRAFQIMRDAVGSREAALRQSERRLEAVIDNSAEAILSLDDQGRIVSFNNAAERIFGVPASRAIGSDVNQLVPFEGIVGAGGVEIEAVRFDASRFPALITASRVAVDGLTMVVATVGDLTQRRQYERIRADQHAELEHLVTERTAALKEAQREALQASRLASVGQLAAGIAHEINTPIQYIGDNLSFIQDASKNILPLLDEARKVASDLERYSSRDALVLEYFERVKQANLDFLINELPPAISQSLEGVAQVARIVLSMKEFSHPGTTQKSVVDLNRALENTVTVSRNTWKHIADLETRLDPKLPRVNCHPGEMNQVFLNLIINAAHAIDESGRLKPGKITVETLSLGDFVEVRISDSGTGVPDDIKDRIFDPFFTTKDVGKGTGQGLAICYDVVVVKHGGQIIVGDSKEEGAVFTIRLPVA; encoded by the coding sequence ATGACCCGGCTTAGCGTTCCGCTGGATTGGGCGGGGCGGTCACTGGGAATGCTCACGGTCGATCTTGAGGAAAATAGCCTAGTGGCCCCTGCCTTTGCCGTTTTGCAGCAGCTTGAACTTATGGTCGCGCTGATCTTGTTGCTTGGAACCTTGGCCGTGGTGTGGCTTCAAAACAACTCGGTAGTCCGGCCGATGAAAAAGCTGGCCAAGGCCAGCCACCTTCTTTCGGAAGGCAGTTACGATGTCGCCTTACCCATGTCGTCCGGCGACGAGGTCGGAAAGTTGGTTCGCGCCTTTCAGATCATGCGTGACGCCGTCGGCAGTCGCGAAGCAGCGCTTCGGCAAAGCGAGCGGCGGTTGGAAGCGGTCATCGACAATTCGGCGGAAGCTATCTTGTCGCTGGATGATCAAGGCAGAATTGTATCGTTCAATAATGCCGCCGAACGCATTTTCGGTGTTCCGGCCAGCAGAGCTATTGGGTCTGATGTAAATCAGTTGGTCCCGTTCGAAGGCATAGTGGGGGCGGGAGGTGTGGAGATCGAGGCTGTTCGTTTTGATGCGAGCCGCTTTCCCGCCTTGATTACTGCCAGTCGGGTGGCGGTGGATGGTCTGACGATGGTGGTGGCAACCGTCGGCGATCTAACCCAGCGACGCCAATATGAACGTATCCGGGCCGACCAGCATGCCGAGCTGGAGCATCTGGTAACGGAACGGACTGCCGCTCTCAAGGAAGCCCAGCGTGAGGCTTTGCAGGCGTCTCGCCTAGCCAGTGTCGGACAATTGGCGGCAGGTATTGCTCACGAGATCAACACCCCGATCCAGTATATCGGCGACAATCTCAGCTTCATTCAAGACGCCTCCAAAAACATTCTCCCCCTTCTGGACGAGGCACGGAAAGTGGCCAGTGATTTGGAGCGTTACTCCAGCCGGGATGCGCTTGTCCTGGAGTATTTTGAGCGCGTTAAACAGGCCAATCTAGACTTTTTGATAAATGAGCTGCCCCCCGCAATTTCCCAGTCGTTGGAGGGAGTGGCGCAGGTTGCAAGAATCGTATTGTCCATGAAAGAGTTTTCCCACCCAGGAACGACCCAAAAATCAGTGGTCGATCTCAATCGTGCCTTAGAAAATACCGTAACGGTTTCACGGAACACGTGGAAACATATTGCAGACCTAGAGACCAGACTTGACCCTAAACTGCCAAGAGTTAATTGTCATCCCGGCGAGATGAATCAGGTGTTTTTAAATCTCATCATCAATGCGGCCCACGCCATCGATGAATCAGGAAGGCTTAAACCAGGCAAAATTACCGTCGAAACTCTTAGTCTCGGGGATTTTGTCGAAGTCCGCATTTCCGACAGTGGTACGGGTGTACCGGACGACATCAAGGACCGGATTTTTGACCCTTTCTTCACCACCAAGGACGTGGGAAAGGGTACAGGTCAGGGGCTGGCAATTTGCTATGACGTAGTTGTCGTTAAGCACGGCGGCCAAATTATCGTCGGAGATTCGAAGGAGGAAGGAGCCGTATTCACAATCCGGCTCCCGGTGGCATAG